Sequence from the Syngnathus acus chromosome 13, fSynAcu1.2, whole genome shotgun sequence genome:
GAAACAATTTGATCAAGAAAACCACGTACGTAACTTACGCTGTCGGAAACCTTTCTGGGTTGCAGAATAATCCATTTTGGACAACTGCTAACCTGTCACTGGTGCAGTCAGCGAGGTCCAGTCAGCAAGCTCCAGCAAACTAACGGCTTGACCAACACAAGGCAACTTCTTCGTCTATTCACTTTCTGGCGCACTGGCTGGTGAATGGATACGATGCTGCCCTCCAACGGCTATGATTGAAACTTGATGTCTTTGGGGGTTCTtggcctttttatttttgtttttttaacaacaaatATAGTTTGAAATCAGAAGTCATGGAAAATACTTTGCGCATCGTAACTTAAAAACATATAACAATAACAAGATAAAAATCAAAACGTGTTTCCGCCCGGTTTCGAACCGGGGACCTTTCGCGTGTGaggcgaacgtgataaccactacactacggAAACCCTTGCACACAACGTCGAATTTGTCAAACTAAAtaggttttgttttgctacgCGCCAGTAATTGTGCCATAccatgaaaacaataacaagatAAAAATCAAAACGTGTTTCCGCCCGGTTTCGAACCGGGGACCTTTCGCGTGTGaggcgaacgtgataaccactacactacggAAACCCTTGACTTCAATAAGGAATTTATTACACTAAATAGGATTTGTTTTGCTACGCGCCAGTATGCCATaacatgaaaacaacaacaagataAAAATTAAAACGTGTTTCCGCCCGGTTTCGAACCGGGGACCTTTCGCGTGTGaggcgaacgtgataaccactacactacggAAACCCTTGAACACAACGTCGAATTTGTCAGTCTTAAATAGGTATTGTATTGCTACGCGCGAATTCGTTCCATGCcatgaaaacaattatttgtaATTGGTAACACAAAAAGGAatactttatatttttaattgtggcCGTGCTATGTCGCAGAAAACATATTTCTTGTTTagtgttgtattattaaaaaatatataataagaAATAATCAACAATTTATTTGCTAAACGACttgctggtgtttttttttctttttaaaaagaacgAATATGTTATTTCAGTATATTCTGACTGATAACAGCAACAGCTGTCAGTGGCCCAAAGGTGGCAGCATTTGAACGATTCCCAAATCAAACGCTTATTTTCTATATGCATCAAACCATCCGACTTGAAGCTATTTTGACTGTGATTTAAGACGATGCATGTCATTTAATGGAAATTGAAACATTGTAGTCAGTGAATAAACTTAAGTCACGGTTAGTATTGGACATAGACGTTCTGCTATCAAGAGATGGCTGCGCTCGTGTTCCATCCAATAAATAGTATATATACAAAACATCGTTATACAAAGAAAgcgcaaagaaacaaaacggCATCGCATGTGGTCACAGCATTGCCAAGTTTTTTATTGTTCTACCTTAAACGCCAGACCATAGATGGCGataatgagaaaataaaacaaatgctgGCGCTAGGAAATCAAGCGAAGAAGAACCACGCTGAAGAGTAAACAAGTTGTCGTCATTGCCACCTTCTTTTAGCAAGATTGTTTCTGATTATCAGATGGTAGTTCATTGTTCGATAGTAGTCTGCGCCCAacgatgaggaggaagaggacccACTGGCGGTGCTAGCAGCACTTCCAAATACAAATCGCCAAGCTCCCTCCGTAGAACATGTAAAGCAGATGCTTCGCCTCATGAGTGACGCCGAAGCCGAAACTTTCTCCGATAACAACGTGCCACGCTGTGCCAAACATCTTGTCCATGTTGTCCTTGACAATCTTTGCTGCCGTCTCATTATTGTTTGCACACTTTTCGAAGGCTGAAATGCACATCGCTATGGCCTCCTCCTTCATTTCCTCGGTCATGTCCGTGTGCCTGACGATGGGGAAACTGTACGCCAGCTTCTTGACACCTTCTTCTGGTGCTGCTTCTACAGTGTCTGCCATTGAAATTATGACCAAGATACGATTGGGGTTCTGAAGACGAAGCTTCACTTAACGTGGTCTCCTAACAAGCGCAATTCATTtgcgtctttttttgttttgtttcgagCGATCGGGCGGCTGCGGCGCCATCGTACGCCACCCCTTTAGTGTCCTCGTGACGTTTCATCTTTGTACGTACTTTGTCACGTCCAGGTTCGACTGATCTATTGAGGTGTACGTttgtaatttggaaaaaacaacTCAGACTCTGCTTTGTGTGTTGATCTAAAACTTCTGTACAAATTATTGCATTTAAACTCGTCCTAAAGATCGGTTTAGTACTCTACTTGTAATCATCAGGATTTGAAATTTACTGTGTAATTGACTTCAGCGCTCCATTAAAGTCTGACATCACTTGCCTCTCACTCAATGTCTCCATGGTGACTTTATCTCATTGTCAGTGCTGACAGCTGGACATCGTGCACCTCAGGGAAAATAAGCATCTCCCTTTCAAAAAGACTGTTCATGCCCCCCCAAAAGCCCACGTTGCTTCTGTGTCacatgtgcatgcatgcatgtgcctTTTTTCCTACTCTAACTTTAAAGGCATACAAAGGCTGTCGTTTTTCATGCAGTAGTAATTGTTGTAAAGGCCGCACATGTCGACTGTTGGTCTGCTGTTTGGTTTGTTGAGAAACTAGGAGACCCGTCTGTCTGTGGGAATTCGGTTCAACCACACAGGTCACCTTAgtccaagcaaaaaaagtaaTGAGCAAGTGATGATGTTTGTGATGCACTTTATTTCTGTTTCGGTGATCTAATGGACATACTGTATCCATCCATACTTTTAAGAATCAAACCACATTATTACGATACATGttaatcttttctttttttttcttctttttttacaaaaaaacccTTACTATACATGGCCacttttttgcaaaaaaaaagctttactATGCATGGTAATTttttatgaaaaagaaaagccttactatacatggtctttttttaatttaaaagaaaagccTTATGTAtatggacattttttaaacaaacaaaacaagctaCTATACATGGTCATTTGTTTGAGTTAGGGTCGTGGGTCAAGGGTCAGGGGTAAAgggttattttcttttcagacaCTGTAATGAAAACATATACAAGACACCTTAGTAAGTTTGATATTTATATTGGGTGCAGACGACTTGAAATAGTCAACATTGGAAGCAAATGTTTACTATATTAAAACAGTTTTCTGATGCGTTAAACCCAGCAAATTGACGATGGGAAAAAGCCCAAATTAAAAttgatgctattttttttttttttttacagtatccTTAAAATTACATGTTCATCTTGCAAAGGAGATGACTCAACAGACCACATTGTTTGCAGTTTCCcccaaaacaaagtgaaagaTATGGTTTAGATATTCGTGGGATGCAAAGTCAAAAAGACACATGATCAAGTAATTGAGCAAGGTTAGTTTTGCACACTTAAAGGAACAAGAATCCCCCCACGGACACACACAACCAGGGCAATGGGTGGGGGTGTATTTGCTCATGTGCTGAATGAATCAACTATTCCATCAAGCATGAAGAGCGTTT
This genomic interval carries:
- the LOC119132727 gene encoding dynein light chain 4, axonemal-like; the protein is MADTVEAAPEEGVKKLAYSFPIVRHTDMTEEMKEEAIAMCISAFEKCANNNETAAKIVKDNMDKMFGTAWHVVIGESFGFGVTHEAKHLLYMFYGGSLAICIWKCC